A portion of the Stigmatella aurantiaca DW4/3-1 genome contains these proteins:
- the thiM gene encoding hydroxyethylthiazole kinase gives MSLTADAIWKDVQAIRQQGPLVHNITNYVAMEFTANALLALGASPVMAHTAEEVREIVAISQALVINLGTLSPVWIQSMREAMEEASRRHVPIVLDPVGAGASRLRTQTARELIAAFPPRIIRGNASEIIALGSDEQKTRGVDSLATSAQAYETARSLSKRYGCVISVSGATDLILQGDRELRVSNGTPLMTRVTAMGCAASALTGAFAACNPSSLDAAAHAMALMGIAGEMGAQQAQGPGTLPMHFLDALHQVDITHLRDKLRVGG, from the coding sequence ATGAGCCTGACCGCCGATGCCATCTGGAAGGATGTCCAAGCCATCCGCCAGCAGGGCCCCCTGGTGCACAACATCACCAACTACGTGGCGATGGAGTTCACGGCCAATGCGCTGCTGGCGCTCGGCGCCTCCCCCGTCATGGCGCATACCGCCGAGGAGGTCCGGGAGATTGTCGCGATCTCCCAGGCGTTGGTCATCAACCTGGGGACGCTCAGCCCGGTCTGGATCCAGAGCATGCGCGAGGCGATGGAAGAGGCGTCCCGGCGCCATGTGCCCATTGTCCTCGACCCGGTGGGCGCGGGCGCCTCGCGGCTGCGAACCCAGACAGCGCGCGAGCTCATCGCGGCCTTCCCGCCCCGCATCATCCGCGGGAATGCCTCGGAGATCATCGCCCTGGGCTCCGACGAGCAGAAGACCCGGGGCGTCGACAGCCTGGCCACCTCCGCGCAGGCTTACGAGACCGCCCGGTCCCTGTCCAAGCGGTACGGGTGCGTCATCTCCGTCAGCGGGGCCACCGATTTGATCCTCCAGGGAGACCGGGAGCTGCGCGTGAGCAATGGCACGCCGCTGATGACGCGGGTGACCGCCATGGGGTGCGCGGCCTCGGCGCTCACCGGAGCCTTCGCCGCCTGCAATCCCTCGTCCCTGGACGCCGCCGCCCACGCCATGGCGCTCATGGGCATCGCGGGCGAGATGGGGGCCCAGCAGGCCCAAGGTCCTGGAACCCTGCCCATGCACTTCCTGGATGCGCTCCACCAGGTGGACATCACCCACCTTCGAGACAAGTTGCGCGTGGGCGGATGA
- a CDS encoding FKBP-type peptidyl-prolyl cis-trans isomerase — MKVGKDRIVALEYKLHLGDGDVIDESEPGQPLSYLHGGGQIVPGLEGALEGMGVGEAKKVVVNPAQGYGEHESAGLQEVPRSMFPPDSELRPGMRLAAQTDGGEVIPIGIREVKGDTVLVDLNHPLAGKTLHFDVTVRDIREATEEELSHGHAHGPDGHEH; from the coding sequence ATGAAAGTTGGCAAGGATCGAATCGTTGCCTTGGAATACAAGCTGCACCTCGGAGACGGGGATGTCATCGACGAGAGCGAGCCAGGCCAGCCGCTCTCCTATCTGCACGGCGGTGGACAGATCGTCCCCGGCCTGGAGGGTGCCCTGGAGGGCATGGGGGTGGGAGAGGCCAAGAAGGTCGTGGTGAATCCCGCCCAGGGGTATGGCGAGCATGAGAGCGCGGGGCTCCAGGAAGTGCCCCGCTCCATGTTTCCTCCGGATTCCGAGCTTCGCCCGGGCATGCGCCTGGCGGCCCAGACGGACGGGGGCGAGGTCATCCCCATCGGCATCCGCGAGGTGAAGGGGGACACGGTGCTCGTGGACCTCAACCACCCGCTGGCCGGCAAGACGCTGCACTTCGATGTCACCGTGCGTGACATCCGGGAGGCCACCGAGGAGGAGCTCTCCCACGGGCACGCGCACGGCCCGGACGGGCACGAGCACTAA
- a CDS encoding endonuclease III domain-containing protein, with the protein MDEASVVLSPREKALRVHERLCAVYGCPIAFFHELDPLSELVSALLSHRTRNADSGRAFRQLRARFVTWEAVRDAPCAEVQEAIAPVTWPEQKAPRLQHILREITARRGGDMALDFLGALPVPQARAWLESLPGVGPKTSAAVLLFSRLRRPALPVDSHHYRVAVRLGLLSARIPVGPSHALLAALLPQEWGAQQVYDHHEVLMLHGQRCCYHQSPACGRCPVLELCPHGQERLRRR; encoded by the coding sequence ATGGACGAGGCATCGGTAGTGCTCTCCCCGCGAGAGAAGGCACTGCGCGTGCACGAGCGCCTCTGTGCCGTGTACGGGTGCCCCATCGCGTTTTTCCATGAGCTGGACCCGCTGAGCGAGCTGGTCTCCGCGCTGCTGTCGCACCGCACGCGCAATGCGGATTCGGGGCGGGCTTTCCGGCAGCTCCGGGCGCGCTTCGTCACCTGGGAAGCCGTCCGGGATGCGCCCTGTGCCGAGGTGCAGGAGGCCATCGCCCCCGTCACCTGGCCCGAGCAGAAGGCCCCGCGCCTTCAGCACATCCTGCGGGAAATCACCGCCCGGCGGGGAGGGGACATGGCGCTGGATTTCCTGGGAGCGCTGCCCGTGCCCCAGGCCCGCGCGTGGCTGGAATCCCTCCCGGGGGTGGGCCCCAAGACGAGCGCGGCGGTGCTCCTGTTCAGCCGCCTGCGCCGGCCCGCCCTGCCCGTGGACAGCCACCACTACCGCGTGGCGGTCCGCCTGGGGCTGCTCTCCGCCCGCATTCCCGTGGGGCCCTCACACGCCCTGCTGGCCGCGCTCCTCCCCCAGGAGTGGGGGGCCCAGCAGGTGTATGACCATCACGAGGTGTTGATGCTGCACGGCCAGCGGTGTTGCTACCACCAGTCGCCCGCATGTGGGCGGTGCCCTGTCCTGGAGCTGTGCCCCCATGGACAGGAGCGGCTCCGGCGGCGGTGA
- a CDS encoding dicarboxylate/amino acid:cation symporter, giving the protein MKPHQKMLVGIAAGTVAGLLANQLAGGSEGLQWGVTNLTLPVGRIFIRLLLMLVVPLLFAALVMGVCELDMKQLGRLGVRTIGYTVVFSAIAVALGLVLVNLIRPGDGFNPEALQAAQKNPLALKAAPPPSSASPVGFLVAMVPDNPLRAAADGDMIGLIVFSLLFGAGLAVTQTPATLRLRETIQGLYDVMMRLIDGVLRLAPIGVAALLFSVTADLGAGILKNIAAYVFVVVLGLGLHMFGVYSLAVRFLGGRNPLGFFRDVRLAMVTAFSTASSNATLPTALKVAEENLQLPNHVSRFVLTAGSAMNQNGTALFEGVTVLFIAQVYGVQLSMGDQMVVMFICVLAGIGTAGVPAGSLPVIMMILGLFKIPVEGIGLILGVDRFLDMCRTTLNVTGDLAAAVYVARGESPSSASPESPAEPSV; this is encoded by the coding sequence ATGAAACCACATCAGAAGATGCTCGTGGGCATTGCGGCCGGCACCGTGGCGGGCCTTCTGGCCAATCAGCTGGCGGGGGGAAGCGAGGGGCTTCAGTGGGGGGTGACGAACCTCACCCTGCCCGTGGGGCGCATCTTCATCCGGCTGCTGCTGATGCTGGTGGTGCCGCTGCTGTTCGCCGCGCTGGTGATGGGCGTGTGCGAGCTGGACATGAAGCAGCTCGGCCGGTTGGGGGTCCGCACCATCGGCTACACCGTGGTGTTCTCCGCCATCGCGGTCGCGCTGGGCCTTGTCCTGGTCAACCTCATTCGTCCGGGGGATGGTTTCAACCCGGAGGCCCTTCAGGCCGCGCAGAAGAACCCCTTGGCCCTCAAGGCCGCGCCCCCGCCCTCCAGCGCCTCGCCGGTGGGGTTCCTCGTGGCCATGGTGCCGGACAACCCCCTGCGCGCCGCCGCGGACGGGGACATGATCGGCCTCATCGTCTTCTCGCTCCTCTTCGGCGCGGGGCTCGCGGTGACGCAGACCCCCGCGACGCTGCGGCTGCGCGAGACGATCCAGGGGCTCTACGATGTGATGATGCGGCTCATCGATGGGGTGCTGCGGCTGGCGCCCATCGGCGTGGCCGCGCTGCTCTTCTCGGTGACGGCGGACCTGGGGGCGGGCATCCTCAAGAACATCGCCGCGTATGTGTTCGTGGTGGTGTTGGGGTTGGGGCTGCACATGTTTGGCGTGTACTCGCTGGCGGTGCGCTTCCTGGGCGGACGCAATCCCCTGGGGTTCTTCCGCGACGTGCGCCTGGCCATGGTGACGGCCTTCTCCACCGCCTCGTCCAATGCCACGCTGCCCACGGCGCTGAAGGTGGCCGAGGAGAACCTCCAGCTGCCCAACCACGTGTCGCGCTTCGTCCTCACGGCCGGCTCGGCCATGAATCAGAATGGCACCGCCCTCTTCGAGGGCGTCACCGTGCTCTTCATTGCCCAGGTGTACGGTGTCCAGCTGAGCATGGGGGACCAGATGGTCGTCATGTTCATCTGCGTGCTGGCGGGGATTGGCACCGCGGGCGTCCCGGCGGGCTCGCTGCCGGTCATCATGATGATCCTCGGCCTGTTCAAGATTCCGGTGGAGGGCATTGGCCTCATCCTCGGCGTGGACCGCTTCCTGGACATGTGCCGGACCACCCTCAATGTCACCGGCGACCTGGCCGCGGCCGTGTACGTCGCCCGGGGGGAGTCCCCCTCCAGCGCCTCGCCGGAATCCCCGGCGGAGCCGTCCGTGTGA
- a CDS encoding TIGR02265 family protein, with translation MPTADPTHSARIKGTVLISRLNMVRQHGGPARLEEVLRRLPPADQAILRKMILPINWYPLELNLRLDEAIADVLSPDDRTRAFVDMGRASADENLRGAQHVFVRQGEPHFLLSQAPQIYRFYYAVGSRTYEKSGPKSAILRTFGAERVNDADCLTIVGWHQRAIELSGGRSVRVLHPKCVAWGASHCEYHCQWE, from the coding sequence ATGCCGACGGCAGACCCCACTCACAGCGCCCGGATCAAAGGGACGGTGCTCATCTCCCGGCTCAATATGGTGCGTCAGCACGGGGGACCGGCGCGTTTGGAGGAAGTCCTGCGGCGGTTGCCGCCCGCGGATCAAGCGATCCTGCGGAAGATGATCCTCCCCATCAACTGGTACCCGCTGGAGCTCAACCTGCGCCTGGACGAGGCCATCGCCGACGTGCTGTCGCCCGATGACCGCACGCGGGCCTTCGTGGACATGGGCCGCGCCTCCGCGGATGAGAACCTCCGGGGGGCCCAGCACGTCTTCGTCCGCCAGGGAGAGCCTCACTTCCTGTTGAGCCAGGCGCCGCAGATCTACCGCTTCTATTACGCCGTGGGCTCGCGCACCTACGAGAAGTCGGGCCCCAAGTCCGCCATTCTGCGCACCTTCGGCGCGGAGCGCGTCAACGACGCGGACTGCCTCACCATCGTGGGTTGGCACCAGCGGGCGATCGAGCTGTCGGGGGGCCGCTCCGTGAGGGTGCTCCATCCGAAGTGCGTGGCCTGGGGGGCGTCTCACTGCGAGTACCATTGTCAGTGGGAGTAG
- the omp85 gene encoding Omp85 family outer membrane protein, translated as MRWNPLRVSLHGPWSRPLFALTTCLVLGSTAVQANEPPPDARLETPPAPESPLVEPSQEPASEPPHTPAPAPRTGWDLQGLPIINFNTDEGFGYGALVMLVDRADGTYEPFRYSLLAQFFQTTRQVASHMLIFDAPQFLGSPWRVGVEAAYNRTRFAPYYGLGNTSERVAEYATCEDRDALKDNPDLCPGNPDFRGLRYYTYDLKSLPRLRLNLRRAVARSWNLFLGYRFRPDRVVPRYTSDDLGQSGDSKLIEDAKAGLLEGFEEGVPARIPARTSELLAGMQYDTRDIEASPSSGMFHELSLRGGAGPLGSEFDYWGATLHARFYLPVIPGSRRLVAGGRVLFDVMGGEVPFTLLPFFGGLEGKDGLGGVYSARGLLLRRFQGPAKLLLNGELRWTALTRELLGQQFGFTFVGFVDSGRVWNDLHFQEGGGLKASAGGGLRIAWNREFVIRVDYGVGLSESTSGFYLDFGQLF; from the coding sequence ATGCGCTGGAACCCTCTTCGAGTCTCGCTCCACGGCCCCTGGAGCCGCCCCCTCTTCGCGCTGACCACCTGTCTGGTGCTCGGGTCTACCGCCGTCCAGGCCAACGAGCCGCCCCCGGATGCGCGCCTGGAGACCCCTCCGGCGCCGGAGAGCCCTCTCGTGGAGCCCTCCCAGGAACCCGCCAGCGAGCCCCCCCACACGCCCGCGCCCGCGCCCCGCACGGGGTGGGACTTGCAGGGCCTGCCCATCATCAACTTCAACACCGACGAGGGCTTCGGGTACGGGGCGCTGGTGATGCTGGTGGACCGGGCGGACGGCACCTACGAGCCCTTCCGCTACTCCCTGCTCGCGCAGTTCTTCCAGACGACGCGGCAGGTCGCCTCCCACATGTTGATCTTCGATGCCCCCCAGTTCCTGGGGAGCCCCTGGCGGGTGGGTGTGGAGGCCGCCTACAACCGGACCCGGTTCGCCCCCTACTACGGCCTGGGGAACACCTCCGAGCGCGTGGCCGAGTACGCCACCTGCGAGGATCGGGACGCGCTGAAGGACAACCCGGACCTCTGCCCGGGCAACCCGGACTTCCGGGGCCTGCGCTACTACACCTATGATCTCAAGAGCCTGCCGCGCCTGCGCCTCAACCTGCGCCGGGCCGTGGCGCGCTCCTGGAACCTCTTCCTGGGGTACCGGTTCCGCCCGGACCGCGTCGTGCCGCGCTACACCTCGGACGACCTCGGCCAGAGCGGAGACTCGAAGCTCATCGAGGACGCGAAGGCGGGGCTGCTCGAAGGCTTCGAGGAAGGGGTTCCCGCGCGCATCCCGGCACGCACCTCCGAGCTCCTCGCCGGCATGCAGTACGACACCCGGGACATCGAGGCCTCCCCCTCTTCGGGCATGTTCCACGAGCTGTCACTGCGCGGAGGGGCCGGCCCTCTGGGCAGTGAGTTCGACTACTGGGGCGCCACGCTCCATGCCCGGTTCTACCTGCCCGTGATTCCAGGCTCCCGGCGGCTGGTGGCCGGCGGGCGGGTGCTCTTCGATGTCATGGGGGGAGAGGTTCCCTTCACCCTGCTGCCCTTCTTCGGCGGGCTGGAGGGAAAGGACGGCCTCGGTGGCGTCTACTCCGCGCGAGGCCTGCTGCTGCGCCGCTTCCAGGGCCCGGCGAAGCTGCTGCTCAACGGGGAGCTGCGGTGGACGGCCCTCACCCGCGAACTCCTGGGCCAGCAGTTCGGCTTCACCTTCGTGGGCTTCGTGGACTCCGGGCGCGTGTGGAACGACTTGCACTTCCAGGAGGGCGGCGGCCTGAAGGCCTCCGCGGGAGGAGGCCTGCGCATCGCCTGGAACCGTGAGTTCGTCATCCGCGTCGACTACGGCGTGGGCCTGAGCGAGTCCACCAGCGGCTTCTACCTCGACTTCGGCCAGCTCTTCTGA
- a CDS encoding RNA polymerase sigma factor, whose translation MTVSDTEETAGRARLTLASAQPPSDEVLCQAFLDGDEAAFATLVERHRGLVFSLVRRFAHRPEDAADLVQQAFLRALESSGRVFSRWSWGSPTPFRSWLVRIALNLAKNHVRQGNRWRPAVLAEVEEAAVDPHESAQDALERAEQARQLQAAVLALPRRQREVLTLRVDASLPFKDIAETLGISENNAKVQFHNAVKRLKAEVAGTLEENRE comes from the coding sequence GTGACGGTCTCGGACACAGAAGAAACCGCCGGACGGGCGCGGCTGACCTTGGCGTCGGCCCAGCCCCCGTCGGACGAAGTGCTGTGCCAGGCCTTCCTGGACGGTGACGAGGCGGCCTTCGCCACCTTGGTGGAGCGCCACCGCGGGCTCGTCTTCTCCCTCGTGCGGCGCTTCGCGCACCGGCCCGAGGACGCCGCTGACCTGGTGCAGCAAGCCTTCCTGCGGGCCCTGGAGTCCTCGGGGCGGGTGTTCAGCCGCTGGAGCTGGGGCAGCCCCACGCCCTTCCGCTCCTGGCTGGTGCGCATCGCCCTCAACCTCGCCAAGAACCACGTCCGCCAGGGGAACCGGTGGCGGCCCGCCGTGCTGGCGGAAGTCGAGGAGGCTGCCGTGGACCCACATGAATCCGCGCAGGATGCCCTGGAGCGGGCCGAGCAGGCCCGCCAGCTTCAGGCGGCGGTGCTGGCCTTGCCCCGCCGCCAGCGGGAAGTCCTCACCTTGCGGGTGGATGCCAGCCTGCCTTTCAAGGACATCGCCGAGACGCTCGGCATCTCCGAAAACAATGCCAAGGTGCAGTTCCATAACGCCGTCAAACGCCTGAAGGCCGAGGTGGCAGGGACGCTTGAGGAGAACCGCGAATGA
- a CDS encoding DNA-methyltransferase: protein MSIELSSEAPRCHRADAREPGGYLSALGDSRAHLLLTDPPYCLLTRRRKGGDERDPRAHKKIDRNPIVRFETVKDYRVFTEAWMTRAVSWLTPEARLVIWTNLLGKEPITTVARQLGYTHLLGEYVWGKRTTDKNANEQLLRVYEVALVFSRTPLPPLGPGEAPTVWAVVGGYDDDAEAQQWGNHPHHKPFSVLEPLVRTYSRPGETILDPFAGSGSTPAAALRLERRPACMEIEPEWAERVTHRLRGVAGHSR from the coding sequence ATGAGCATTGAACTTTCTTCCGAGGCCCCGCGCTGCCACCGGGCAGATGCGCGAGAGCCGGGTGGTTACCTGTCCGCGCTCGGAGATTCGCGCGCCCACCTGTTGCTGACGGACCCTCCGTATTGCCTGCTCACCCGCAGGCGCAAGGGCGGGGATGAGCGGGACCCCCGCGCCCACAAGAAGATCGATCGCAACCCCATCGTCCGCTTCGAGACCGTGAAGGATTACCGTGTCTTCACCGAAGCTTGGATGACCCGGGCCGTCTCGTGGCTCACCCCGGAGGCGCGGCTGGTCATCTGGACGAACCTCCTGGGCAAGGAGCCCATCACCACCGTGGCCCGGCAGCTCGGCTACACGCACCTGCTGGGCGAGTACGTGTGGGGCAAGCGCACCACGGACAAGAACGCCAACGAGCAGCTCCTGCGCGTCTACGAGGTGGCGCTCGTCTTCTCCCGCACGCCGCTGCCCCCGCTGGGCCCGGGGGAGGCGCCCACCGTCTGGGCGGTGGTGGGAGGCTACGACGATGATGCCGAGGCCCAGCAGTGGGGCAACCATCCCCACCACAAGCCCTTCTCGGTGCTCGAGCCGCTGGTGAGGACCTACAGCCGCCCCGGGGAGACGATCCTCGACCCATTCGCGGGAAGCGGCTCCACCCCCGCGGCGGCGCTGCGGCTGGAGCGCCGGCCCGCGTGCATGGAGATCGAACCCGAGTGGGCCGAGCGCGTCACGCACCGCCTGCGCGGCGTGGCGGGCCACTCCCGGTAG
- the thiE gene encoding thiamine phosphate synthase, protein MDVRERLSVYVIVSGSTPETVVEALLGAGVGALQFREKALPMAEQLVQARRLRAQCRRAGALFFVNDRLDLAMAAGADGVHLGQSDLPPAEARRLWGPQALIGASCATLEELSIADGADYVGVGPIYATASKVDAGTPVGTAAVEQICRAFPGPVVGIGGIGPGLAAPLIRAGACGVSVISAILDAPDPAFAARELLREVRQALAERGPTGSGPPRRAGGA, encoded by the coding sequence ATGGATGTGAGGGAACGGCTTTCCGTCTACGTCATCGTCAGCGGCAGCACCCCCGAGACGGTGGTGGAGGCCCTGCTCGGGGCGGGGGTGGGCGCCCTCCAGTTCCGGGAGAAAGCCCTGCCCATGGCCGAGCAGCTGGTCCAGGCAAGACGGCTCCGCGCGCAGTGCCGGCGGGCGGGGGCGCTCTTCTTCGTCAATGACCGGCTCGATCTGGCCATGGCCGCCGGGGCGGATGGCGTGCACCTGGGCCAGAGCGATCTGCCCCCCGCCGAGGCGCGCCGCCTGTGGGGCCCCCAGGCCCTCATCGGCGCCAGCTGCGCGACCCTGGAGGAACTCTCGATCGCCGACGGCGCGGACTACGTGGGGGTGGGGCCCATCTACGCCACCGCCAGCAAGGTGGACGCGGGAACCCCCGTCGGCACGGCGGCGGTCGAGCAGATCTGCCGTGCCTTCCCGGGCCCCGTGGTGGGCATTGGCGGCATCGGGCCGGGCCTCGCGGCGCCCCTCATCCGCGCGGGGGCGTGTGGCGTCTCGGTCATCTCGGCCATCCTCGATGCGCCCGACCCCGCCTTCGCCGCCCGGGAATTGCTGCGCGAGGTGCGCCAGGCCCTGGCGGAACGGGGACCTACCGGGAGTGGCCCGCCACGCCGCGCAGGCGGTGCGTGA
- a CDS encoding YcaO-like family protein has translation MLPTKQVVVSPVFQARLAQAMGVTRVARITGLDRTGVEVACAVRPGGHVLQVCNGKGLTAEEASLGALFETAELWAAERVPPGRLVWGARGELDGRIGAVWGAAALGSAGALAVPRLWSDSVRCAWQQAQELHSGRTVWVPAQGIYCPPSGAAELGPVSVTWTSNGSGAHPEERKAQLHALLEATERDQLARAMPGGWTEESVRRRMLRTPGLEQKAPRTAALAQVLRERGFGVYLFDATPYLRTPGTVGLPVAAAVLVDLEEGPVPLTAGYACALGRDTALLRALLEAAQSRLTDIHGAREDVSASDRTAARAFAEACASVRAKRQVGDMPDFSQDAGSAARGVRRVLEQLRRAGFTQVAAVSLDAPVSGLHVQRVVVPGMRISELL, from the coding sequence GTGCTGCCTACCAAGCAAGTCGTCGTCTCCCCGGTGTTTCAGGCACGCCTGGCCCAGGCCATGGGCGTTACCCGGGTGGCTCGCATCACAGGGCTGGATCGCACCGGCGTGGAGGTGGCTTGCGCCGTGCGGCCGGGCGGGCATGTGCTCCAGGTGTGCAATGGCAAGGGGCTGACCGCCGAGGAAGCCTCGCTGGGGGCCCTGTTCGAGACCGCCGAGCTGTGGGCCGCCGAGCGTGTGCCCCCAGGCCGGTTGGTCTGGGGCGCCCGGGGGGAGCTGGATGGCCGGATCGGCGCCGTCTGGGGCGCCGCGGCGCTGGGCTCGGCTGGAGCCTTGGCCGTTCCCCGGCTGTGGTCGGATTCCGTGCGGTGCGCGTGGCAGCAGGCCCAGGAGCTGCACTCGGGGCGGACGGTCTGGGTGCCCGCCCAGGGGATCTACTGTCCCCCCTCGGGCGCGGCGGAGCTGGGGCCCGTGAGCGTGACGTGGACGAGCAATGGCTCCGGGGCCCACCCGGAGGAGCGCAAGGCCCAGCTTCACGCGCTGCTGGAGGCCACCGAGCGGGATCAGCTCGCGCGCGCGATGCCGGGCGGGTGGACGGAAGAGAGCGTGCGGCGGCGGATGCTGAGGACCCCGGGGCTCGAGCAGAAGGCGCCGCGCACGGCGGCCCTGGCTCAAGTGCTGCGGGAGCGGGGGTTTGGCGTGTACCTCTTCGATGCCACCCCTTATCTGCGGACACCCGGGACGGTGGGGCTGCCCGTGGCCGCCGCGGTGCTGGTGGACCTGGAGGAGGGGCCGGTGCCGCTCACGGCGGGGTATGCGTGCGCGCTCGGAAGGGACACCGCCCTGCTGCGCGCGCTGCTGGAAGCCGCCCAGTCCCGCCTCACGGACATTCACGGTGCGCGGGAGGATGTCTCCGCCTCGGACCGCACGGCCGCGCGCGCCTTCGCGGAAGCGTGCGCCTCGGTGCGTGCCAAGCGTCAGGTGGGGGACATGCCGGACTTCTCCCAGGACGCCGGCTCCGCGGCGCGGGGGGTGCGGCGCGTGTTGGAGCAGTTGCGGCGCGCGGGCTTCACCCAGGTGGCCGCCGTCTCGCTCGATGCGCCCGTGTCAGGGCTGCACGTCCAGCGGGTGGTGGTCCCGGGCATGCGCATCTCGGAGCTTCTATGA
- a CDS encoding TfuA-like protein — MKRRPEDLVVFLGPSLSASEARRLVPCHVLPPARQGDVWRALSLRPRVIALVDGVFEAQPSVWHHELLAALEAGVAVFGGASMGALRAAELASHGMVGVGRIFEWYRDGVVADDAEVALLHATAEHGYRPLTVPLVNVRHVAAKAREAKVLSMSQARALVKAAAGIFYQERTWKRVLASVRPAWPAATRGDWEGWWSRGVEDLKQLDALACLRAAAAFSGMPVRSVGPRHPVRLSPSSLVRRRRLVDGVSLVKGQAIPAAQVLAVLQRAPDSTELAEAGLRRALLAGWARSLGLSPHEDEVRAAEAEWWRRHPVKPAARAALLAECGLEGQGLRRLCEERALERLVLTYAMRLLPDGPSWQEALASEARLQGRWSQAAREVGRTGRRRSR, encoded by the coding sequence ATGAAACGCCGTCCAGAGGATCTCGTCGTCTTCCTCGGTCCCTCCCTGTCCGCGAGCGAGGCGCGCCGGTTGGTGCCCTGCCATGTGCTGCCCCCGGCCCGCCAGGGGGATGTGTGGCGGGCGCTCTCGTTGCGCCCCCGGGTGATCGCCCTGGTGGATGGGGTGTTCGAGGCCCAGCCTTCCGTGTGGCACCACGAGCTGCTGGCCGCGCTGGAGGCCGGGGTGGCCGTCTTCGGCGGCGCGAGCATGGGGGCGCTCCGGGCGGCGGAGCTGGCCTCGCACGGCATGGTCGGGGTGGGGCGCATCTTCGAGTGGTACCGGGATGGGGTGGTGGCGGATGACGCCGAGGTGGCGCTGCTGCACGCCACCGCGGAGCACGGCTACCGGCCGCTGACGGTGCCGCTCGTCAACGTGCGGCACGTGGCCGCCAAGGCCCGCGAGGCGAAGGTGCTCAGCATGTCGCAGGCGCGGGCGCTCGTGAAGGCCGCCGCGGGCATCTTCTACCAGGAGCGCACCTGGAAGCGGGTGCTCGCGTCCGTGCGGCCCGCCTGGCCTGCGGCCACGCGGGGCGACTGGGAGGGGTGGTGGTCCCGGGGGGTGGAAGATCTCAAGCAGCTGGATGCCCTGGCCTGCCTCCGGGCCGCGGCGGCCTTCAGTGGCATGCCGGTGCGGTCCGTCGGGCCGCGGCACCCGGTGCGGCTTTCGCCCTCCTCGCTGGTGCGGCGCCGGAGGCTGGTGGACGGCGTGTCGCTCGTGAAGGGGCAAGCCATCCCCGCCGCCCAGGTGCTGGCGGTGCTCCAGCGCGCGCCGGACAGCACGGAGCTGGCGGAGGCGGGGCTGCGCCGGGCCCTGCTGGCCGGTTGGGCCCGTTCGCTGGGGCTGAGCCCGCACGAGGACGAGGTCCGGGCCGCGGAGGCGGAGTGGTGGCGCCGCCACCCGGTGAAGCCCGCGGCCCGGGCCGCGCTCCTGGCGGAGTGCGGCCTGGAGGGCCAGGGGCTGCGGCGGCTGTGCGAGGAGCGGGCGCTGGAGCGGCTGGTGCTCACCTATGCCATGCGCCTGCTGCCGGATGGCCCCTCATGGCAGGAGGCGCTGGCCTCCGAGGCGCGGCTTCAAGGGCGCTGGAGCCAGGCTGCCCGCGAGGTGGGACGGACGGGCCGTCGCCGCAGCCGGTGA